The Pocillopora verrucosa isolate sample1 chromosome 2, ASM3666991v2, whole genome shotgun sequence genome has a segment encoding these proteins:
- the LOC131780132 gene encoding ALK tyrosine kinase receptor-like, producing MNLAILLQTVILCSSPPRSQSLLSSLQIKEGFHLVGHVIDRRKAPSVLSCAQLCLKRRHICRSLNYRNNQGNMVCELNDKGTDSRGYTSLVPTSGFIFAELINLTAHYRPSNSKGKHCTEDSSIGSNNTLEARTNFTFTTLGALGPTGPKFTYGYQGTPLEGKVTLQNGIQLWQVPLTGSYVIEAWGASGADGREGGYGQGDRRIAAGGKGAYMKGTFNLTRGTTLKILVGQTGGRSNTGANLPGAGGGGTFITSLSDIPFIIAGGGGGGYAHWRTTNDGDPGQITGTGSRHGGSEGAGGELYEWGYPSASFESGAGGGLKEDGESGHLTEGGKRFVVGGEGGRVKYMGSGGLGGFGGGGAAYHYPGAGGGYSGGGVVKDRKYTIAGGGGSFNGGADQEKGKGVKQGDGKVIITLVHKAN from the exons ATGAATCTTGCCATCTTATTACAGACAGTTATCTTGTGTTCATCTCCACCAAGAAGCCAGAGCCTCTTATCCTCCTTGCAGATAAAGGAGGGTTTCCACCTCGTCGGTCATGTCATAGATCGACGGAAAGCACCAAGTGTTTTATCATGTGCACAGCTCTGCCTGAAAAGACGTCATATTTGCCGCTCGTTGAATTACAGAAACAACCAAGGAAATATGGTTTGTGAATTGAACGACAAAGGCACGGATTCCCGTGGTTATACCTCTCTCGTACCTACGTCGGGATTCATCTTTGCTGAGCTGATTAATCTCACG GCACATTATAGGCCCTCAAACTCCAAG GGTAAACACTGTACAGAAGACTCATCAATAGGGAGCAACAACACACTTGAAG CCCGTACCAATTTCACATTCACGACTCTTGGTGCACTGGGTCCTACAGGTCCAAAATTCACATACGGGTATCAAGGTACCCCACTAGAGGGCAAGGTGACGTTACAAAACGGTATCCAATTATGGCAAGTACCGCTTACTGGGTCTTACGTCATAGAGGCCTGGGGAGCATCTGGAGCTGATGGCCGTGAAGGCGGTTACGGTCAAGGGGACCGTCGCATAGCTGCGGGTGGGAAAGGCGCCTATATGAAAGGAACTTTCAATCTTACTCGCGGAACAACCCTTAAAATACTTGTGGGCCAAACAGGTGGTAGAAGTAACACAGGCGCGAATTTACCAGgggcagggggagggggtactTTTATTACCTCTTTATCAGATATTCCATTCATCATTGCCGGGGGTGGGGGCGGAGGCTATGCACATTGGAGGACAACGAACGATGGAGACCCTGGGCAAATCACCGGAACTGGCTCCCGACATGGGGGTTCTGAAGGAGCTGGGGGAGAATTATATGAGTGGGGATATCCTTCAGCCTCTTTTGAAAGCGGGGCGGGAGGTGGCTTAAAAGAAGATGGAGAATCAGGACACCTTACTGAAGGGGGAAAGCGTTTTGTAGTCGGTGGAGAAGGAGGAAGAGTGAAATACATGGGAAGTGGAGGACTTGGGGGATTTGGGGGAGGTGGAGCGGCATATCATTATCCTGGCGCAGGCGGTGGGTACTCGGGCGGGGGCGTTGTAAAGGATCGCAAATATACCATCGCTGGAGGGGGAGGGTCTTTCAACGGCGGCGCCGACCAGGAAAAGGGAAAGGGTGTGAAACAAGGAGATGGGAAAGTCATCATCACTCTTGTTCATAAGGCCAA
- the LOC131780099 gene encoding ALK tyrosine kinase receptor-like: MASSTSSKLVESFLSIREGVLLKGHPMQWQRTTSFFSCAHLCLRKEGCRYINYKASTETEGVCELLKDTSRDHNNGYIDGPGWFHGQIVHSRVSARTGSNTPDFKFTFTTLGAVGSNGPIESYGYKGTTLQGKIKIENGIQLWTVPLSGSYVIEAWGASGAEGRQSSDVSATTRAGGKGAYVRATFVLTRGEVLKILVGQTGCSGKIGSPLPGGGGGGTFITSSADVPLIIAGGGGGGVAQPGNLHEGDPGQTTRNGSQAGGSNGSGGNLSQQNSLLALLECGAGGGLNGDGKSGMIREGGKGFINGGRGGNSPIEGHGGFGGGGAAWRYPGAGGGYSGGGVVKDKNETIAGGGGSFNTGANPKKEEGLGGDGKVIIQLLEADKEFV; encoded by the exons ATGGCATCAAGTACTTCATCTAAGCTTGTCGAATCGTTTCTGTCCATAAGAGAAGGTGTTCTTCTTAAAGGCCACCCTATGCAATGGCAGCGGACTACAAGCTTCTTTTCATGCGCACACCTATGCTTAAGGAAAGAGGGATGCCGATATATTAATTACAAAGCTTCAACCGAGACAGAGGGCGTTTGTGAACTGTTAAAAGACACCAGTAGAGACCATAATAACGGTTACATAGATGGGCCAGGATGGTTTCACGGACAGATTGTTCATTCTAGAGTGAGTGCTCGTACAGGCAGTAATACGCCAG ATTTCAAATTCACCTTCACAACTCTTGGTGCGGTGGGTTCGAATGGGCCAATAGAATCATACGGGTATAAAGGAACAACATTACAAGGGAAAATTAAGATTGAAAACGGCATCCAATTGTGGACTGTACCCTTAAGTGGATCTTACGTCATAGAGGCCTGGGGAGCATCCGGAGCTGAAGGCCGCCAATCTTCTGACGTGTCAGCAACCACAAGAGCGGGAGGAAAAGGCGCCTATGTAAGAGCCACTTTTGTTCTCACACGCGGAGAAGTACTCAAAATTCTCGTTGGACAAACTGGCTGCTCAGGGAAAATTGGTTCACCGTTAccgggaggaggaggaggggggacGTTTATCACTTCTTCCGCCGACGTTCCATTGATTATTGCTGGTGGAGGGGGAGGAGGTGTTGCGCAGCCAGGAAATTTACATGAAGGGGATCCAGGCCAGACAACACGGAATGGGTCACAGGCAGGGGGCTCTAACGGATCTGGTGGAAACCTTTCCCAACAGAACTCCCTGCTAGCTTTATTGGAATGCGGAGCGGGAGGCGGCTTGAACGGGGATGGGAAGTCTGGCATGATCAGGGAAGGGGGAAAAGGATTTATAAACGGAGGTAGAGGGGGGAACTCCCCCATTGAAGGCCATGGAGGTTTTGGGGGAGGTGGTGCGGCATGGCGGTATCCTGGGGCAGGGGGTGGGTACTCGGGCGGGGGTGTCGTGAAGGATAAGAACGAAACAATCGCTGGCGGGGGAGGGTCTTTTAACACAGGTGCTAACCCGAAGAAGGAAGAAGGATTGGGAGGGGATGGGAAGGTGATAATTCAACTTCTCGAGGCTGATAAAGAATTTGTATAG
- the LOC131780107 gene encoding band 4.1-like protein 1 isoform X1, which yields MAGASGENAESPTISPRQQANRKPSRNRLSCQVTLLDGTVLTTDHLQKSAKGMDLMHWVTTQLNITEKEYFGLLWEDKTGEKYWLNPQKKITTQLKGCQPNFAFAVKFYEPLPSQIKTDYTRYLMCMQLRDDVNSGRLPCSFSNQAVLGSYIVQGDVGDYEAREHGTDYLDGMVFAPDQTQELLDKIRELHKQNRGLSPEEADLQYLKMAATKLVMFGVDAHPAREQDGTEILIGVSHDGVATYKDRLVVNKIPWTKIDYIKYRKRNFIIKSHPGELDTLTTRVVYKTPSEKAAKRLYKSCVEHHTFFRLTFSDPPPSRSSSLLRMGSKFRYSDRTLYQLHKDGQPIKDQPKFNRVSSLNWSRRYQMPSLSETRIYVKEDDESNKRPLSEGDLPGKMRWYKGGQAPLMEEESMATLTPEEREQYQREITEKLGKQKGERGDDVIRATGAGEAGGFYAYGRAERPDPQATVTAVEEEARRREWERKQAEERERLRLEQEKEAERERKLQEWIESEKRRVEAIEPQEAGPAYTAPGGKAERATFTLEKVKKEEPEFVSMGVATPVSGFDTIKRAETRVADTDTYKGRVQKLPQDEMGPDPSARTNTWGGGKKDNVSYTRTHTSATLPNRGARKGFDSNMMPDEDRRRSAEDLLENNGQERGQRQGKVPLVNRDELMRYYSPGSSDTLRTEPAQHEIKRSLKDDLNLQHEQGEGGFVRESIRRNEGFIAKQTVRNDLESAPPEITTKTMIIDNDRDPKVYRQNRAPEVETHSFLIGRNDGQPGVKQGTPYRFSDITQDGSPEPYSPHSRHYNVPSVTTQRVVYDQNGPPISPPSSGTQDGGTVITRTIMMGGAEPTRTETIRQTTMPTEIIQKTITIEGDGNQLTAEELKDIIAKHAGDIGSSEVVTTTYKTKVQEVKQTKTITETMRVVDDEGNIIKTGDPDTDAAIWEAIQRAKEENPNAKITEVVITRTDEESQA from the exons ATGGCTGGTGCCAGCGGAGAGAATGCAGAAAGTCCGACAATTTCTCCCAGACAGCAAGCGAATAGAAAGCCCTCGCGAAATCGTCTTTCTTGTCAAGTCACTCTTCTCGATGGAACGGTTTTGACTACAGATCACTTACAA AAAAGTGCCAAGGGTATGGACTTGATGCACTGGGTAACAACACAACTGAACATTACAGAAAAAGAGTACTTTGGACTACTATGGGAGGACAAAACAGGAGAAAAG tacTGGTTAAATCCTCAGAAGAAAATAACAACTCAGCTAAAAG GTTGCCAGCCAAACTTTGCTTTTGCTGTTAAGTTTTATGAGCCCCTTCCTTCCCAAATCAAGACTGACTACACCAG GTATTTGATGTGCATGCAGTTGAGGGATGATGTAAATTCTGGGAG attGCCATGTTCCTTTAGCAACCAGGCTGTGCTTGGATCTTACATTGTGCAgg GTGATGTTGGTGATTATGAAGCTCGTGAACATGGAACTGACTACTTGGATGGAATGGTCTTTGCTCCCGACCAG ACACAAGAATTACTGGACAAAATTAGGGAACTTCACAAGCAAAACAG GGGTCTCAGTCCAGAAGAAGCTGATTTACAGTACCTAAAGATGGCAGCAACAAAACTTGTCATGTTCGGTGTGGATGCACATCCAGCAAGG GAACAAGATGGCACAGAAATACTCATTGGTGTTTCTCATGATGGTGTTGCAACCTACAAAGACAGACTGGTGGTCAACAAAATTCCATG gACCAAGATTGACTACATCAAGTACAGAAAGAGGAATTTCATCATCAAAAGCCATCCAGGAGAG CTGGACACTTTGACAACTAGAGTTGTTTACAAGACGCCAAGTGAGAAGGCAGCCAAGCGCTTGTATAAATCTTGCGTTGAACATCATACATTCTTCAG GTTAACTTTCTCTGACCCACCACCAAGTCGTAGTAGCTCTCTGCTGAGGATGGGATCAAAGTTCCGTTACAGTGACCGCACCCTGTATCAGCTACACAAGGATGGTCAACCAATCAAGGACCAGCCCAAGTTTAATCGTGTTTCAAGTCTAAACTGGTCACGTCGTTACCAAATGCCTTCTCTATCAGAAACCAGGATTTATGTGAAAGAAGATGATGAGAGCAACAAGAGGCCCTTATCAGAGGGAGATCTTCCTGGAAAGATGCGGTGGTACAAAGGGGGACAG GCACCACTAATGGAGGAGGAATCAATGGCGACCTTGACACCAGAAGAGCGTGAACAGTATCAGAGAGAGATAACAGAGAAATTGGGAAAACAAAAGGGAGAAAGAGGAGACGATGTCATCAGAGCTACTGGTGCCGGGGAAGCTGGTGGCTTCTATGCATATGGTAGAGCAGAAAGACCTGATCCTCAAGCCACAGTCACTGCTGTGGAAGAAGAGGCAAGGAGACGTGAGTGGGAGAGGAAACAAGCCGAGGAACGAGAAAGGTTACGACTTGAGCAGGAGAAAGAAGCAGAACGAGAGAGGAAATTGCAAGAATGGATTGAAAGCGAGAAGAGAAG GGTTGAGGCAATTGAGCCGCAGGAAGCCGGCCCAGCGTACACAGCTCCTGGAGGAAAAGCTGAAAG AGCAACATTTACTCTGGAAAAGGTCAAGAAAGAAGAACCAGAATTTGTCAGCATGGGCGTGGCTACCCCTGTTAGTGGTTTTGACACCATCAAGAGGGCAGAGACGAGGGTAGCTGATACTGATACGTACAAGGGACGTGTCCAGAAGCTGCCACAGGATGAGATG GGTCCTGACCCTTCTGCAAGGACAAACACATGGGGTGGTGGAAAAAAGGATAATGTATCCTACACCCGAACACACACCAGTGCAACTTTACCCAACCGAGGAGCAAGAAAAGGCTTTGATAGCAACATGATGCCTGATGAGGACAGGAGACGCAGTGCTGAGGATTTGTTGGAGAACAATGGACAGGAGAGGGGCCAAAGACAAGGAAAAGTACCTCTGGTGAATAGGGATGAACTGATGAGGTACTACTCACCTGGGTCAAGTGACACTCTGCGCACTGAACCCGCCCAGCATGAGATCAAGAGATCACTGAAAGATGACCTCAACTTGCAGCACGAGCAAGGCGAGGGTGGCTTTGTTCGGGAGAGCATCCGAAGAAACGAAGGCTTCATTGCAAAGCAGACCGTGCGGAACGACCTGGAAAGCGCTCCACCCGAGATCACCACCAAGACCATGATCATCGATAATGACAGAGACCCGAAAGTGTATCGTCAGAACAGAGCTCCGGAGGTAGAGACGCACTCGTTTTTGATTGGACGGAACGATGGACAGCCAGGAGTTAAACAAGGTACTCCCTATCGCTTTAGTGACATCACCCAGGATGGTTCTCCTGAGCCATATTCACCACATTCAAGACATTACAATGTGCCCAGCGTCACCACACAGAGAGTTGTGTATGACCAAAATGGACCTCCTATTAGTCCACCTTCGAGTG GAACCCAAGATGGCGGCACGGTGATTACTCGCACCATAATGATGGGTGGTGCAGAGCCAACGAGAACAGAGACTATTCGTCAGACGACCATGCCTACAGAGATAATTCAAAAGACAATCACCATCGAGGGTGATGGAAACCAGCTAACTGCCGAGGAGCTAAAGGATATCATAGCTAAACATGCAGGAGACATTGGAAGCAGTGAAGTGGTTACCACT ACTTACAAAACCAAGGTTCAAGAAGTGAAGCAAACGAAGACAATAACAGAAACAATGAGGGTTGTGGATGATGAAGGGAACATCATCAAAACTGGTGACCCTGATACTGATGCT GCAATTTGGGAGGCCATCCAGCGAGCAAAGGAAGAGAACCCTAACGCTAAAATAACCGAGGTTGTTATAACCAGGACTGATGAAGAAAGCCAAGCGTAA
- the LOC131780107 gene encoding band 4.1-like protein 3 isoform X2 translates to MAGASGENAESPTISPRQQANRKPSRNRLSCQVTLLDGTVLTTDHLQKSAKGMDLMHWVTTQLNITEKEYFGLLWEDKTGEKYWLNPQKKITTQLKGCQPNFAFAVKFYEPLPSQIKTDYTRYLMCMQLRDDVNSGRLPCSFSNQAVLGSYIVQGDVGDYEAREHGTDYLDGMVFAPDQTQELLDKIRELHKQNRGLSPEEADLQYLKMAATKLVMFGVDAHPAREQDGTEILIGVSHDGVATYKDRLVVNKIPWTKIDYIKYRKRNFIIKSHPGELDTLTTRVVYKTPSEKAAKRLYKSCVEHHTFFRLTFSDPPPSRSSSLLRMGSKFRYSDRTLYQLHKDGQPIKDQPKFNRVSSLNWSRRYQMPSLSETRIYVKEDDESNKRPLSEGDLPGKMRWYKGGQAPLMEEESMATLTPEEREQYQREITEKLGKQKGERGDDVIRATGAGEAGGFYAYGRAERPDPQATVTAVEEEARRREWERKQAEERERLRLEQEKEAERERKLQEWIESEKRRVEAIEPQEAGPAYTAPGGKAERATFTLEKVKKEEPEFVSMGVATPVSGFDTIKRAETRVADTDTYKGRVQKLPQDEMGPDPSARTNTWGGGKKDNVSYTRTHTSATLPNRGARKGFDSNMMPDEDRRRSAEDLLENNGQERGQRQGKVPLVNRDELMRYYSPGSSDTLRTEPAQHEIKRSLKDDLNLQHEQGEGGFVRESIRRNEGFIAKQTVRNDLESAPPEITTKTMIIDNDRDPKVYRQNRAPEVETHSFLIGRNDGQPGVKQGTQDGGTVITRTIMMGGAEPTRTETIRQTTMPTEIIQKTITIEGDGNQLTAEELKDIIAKHAGDIGSSEVVTTTYKTKVQEVKQTKTITETMRVVDDEGNIIKTGDPDTDAAIWEAIQRAKEENPNAKITEVVITRTDEESQA, encoded by the exons ATGGCTGGTGCCAGCGGAGAGAATGCAGAAAGTCCGACAATTTCTCCCAGACAGCAAGCGAATAGAAAGCCCTCGCGAAATCGTCTTTCTTGTCAAGTCACTCTTCTCGATGGAACGGTTTTGACTACAGATCACTTACAA AAAAGTGCCAAGGGTATGGACTTGATGCACTGGGTAACAACACAACTGAACATTACAGAAAAAGAGTACTTTGGACTACTATGGGAGGACAAAACAGGAGAAAAG tacTGGTTAAATCCTCAGAAGAAAATAACAACTCAGCTAAAAG GTTGCCAGCCAAACTTTGCTTTTGCTGTTAAGTTTTATGAGCCCCTTCCTTCCCAAATCAAGACTGACTACACCAG GTATTTGATGTGCATGCAGTTGAGGGATGATGTAAATTCTGGGAG attGCCATGTTCCTTTAGCAACCAGGCTGTGCTTGGATCTTACATTGTGCAgg GTGATGTTGGTGATTATGAAGCTCGTGAACATGGAACTGACTACTTGGATGGAATGGTCTTTGCTCCCGACCAG ACACAAGAATTACTGGACAAAATTAGGGAACTTCACAAGCAAAACAG GGGTCTCAGTCCAGAAGAAGCTGATTTACAGTACCTAAAGATGGCAGCAACAAAACTTGTCATGTTCGGTGTGGATGCACATCCAGCAAGG GAACAAGATGGCACAGAAATACTCATTGGTGTTTCTCATGATGGTGTTGCAACCTACAAAGACAGACTGGTGGTCAACAAAATTCCATG gACCAAGATTGACTACATCAAGTACAGAAAGAGGAATTTCATCATCAAAAGCCATCCAGGAGAG CTGGACACTTTGACAACTAGAGTTGTTTACAAGACGCCAAGTGAGAAGGCAGCCAAGCGCTTGTATAAATCTTGCGTTGAACATCATACATTCTTCAG GTTAACTTTCTCTGACCCACCACCAAGTCGTAGTAGCTCTCTGCTGAGGATGGGATCAAAGTTCCGTTACAGTGACCGCACCCTGTATCAGCTACACAAGGATGGTCAACCAATCAAGGACCAGCCCAAGTTTAATCGTGTTTCAAGTCTAAACTGGTCACGTCGTTACCAAATGCCTTCTCTATCAGAAACCAGGATTTATGTGAAAGAAGATGATGAGAGCAACAAGAGGCCCTTATCAGAGGGAGATCTTCCTGGAAAGATGCGGTGGTACAAAGGGGGACAG GCACCACTAATGGAGGAGGAATCAATGGCGACCTTGACACCAGAAGAGCGTGAACAGTATCAGAGAGAGATAACAGAGAAATTGGGAAAACAAAAGGGAGAAAGAGGAGACGATGTCATCAGAGCTACTGGTGCCGGGGAAGCTGGTGGCTTCTATGCATATGGTAGAGCAGAAAGACCTGATCCTCAAGCCACAGTCACTGCTGTGGAAGAAGAGGCAAGGAGACGTGAGTGGGAGAGGAAACAAGCCGAGGAACGAGAAAGGTTACGACTTGAGCAGGAGAAAGAAGCAGAACGAGAGAGGAAATTGCAAGAATGGATTGAAAGCGAGAAGAGAAG GGTTGAGGCAATTGAGCCGCAGGAAGCCGGCCCAGCGTACACAGCTCCTGGAGGAAAAGCTGAAAG AGCAACATTTACTCTGGAAAAGGTCAAGAAAGAAGAACCAGAATTTGTCAGCATGGGCGTGGCTACCCCTGTTAGTGGTTTTGACACCATCAAGAGGGCAGAGACGAGGGTAGCTGATACTGATACGTACAAGGGACGTGTCCAGAAGCTGCCACAGGATGAGATG GGTCCTGACCCTTCTGCAAGGACAAACACATGGGGTGGTGGAAAAAAGGATAATGTATCCTACACCCGAACACACACCAGTGCAACTTTACCCAACCGAGGAGCAAGAAAAGGCTTTGATAGCAACATGATGCCTGATGAGGACAGGAGACGCAGTGCTGAGGATTTGTTGGAGAACAATGGACAGGAGAGGGGCCAAAGACAAGGAAAAGTACCTCTGGTGAATAGGGATGAACTGATGAGGTACTACTCACCTGGGTCAAGTGACACTCTGCGCACTGAACCCGCCCAGCATGAGATCAAGAGATCACTGAAAGATGACCTCAACTTGCAGCACGAGCAAGGCGAGGGTGGCTTTGTTCGGGAGAGCATCCGAAGAAACGAAGGCTTCATTGCAAAGCAGACCGTGCGGAACGACCTGGAAAGCGCTCCACCCGAGATCACCACCAAGACCATGATCATCGATAATGACAGAGACCCGAAAGTGTATCGTCAGAACAGAGCTCCGGAGGTAGAGACGCACTCGTTTTTGATTGGACGGAACGATGGACAGCCAGGAGTTAAACAAG GAACCCAAGATGGCGGCACGGTGATTACTCGCACCATAATGATGGGTGGTGCAGAGCCAACGAGAACAGAGACTATTCGTCAGACGACCATGCCTACAGAGATAATTCAAAAGACAATCACCATCGAGGGTGATGGAAACCAGCTAACTGCCGAGGAGCTAAAGGATATCATAGCTAAACATGCAGGAGACATTGGAAGCAGTGAAGTGGTTACCACT ACTTACAAAACCAAGGTTCAAGAAGTGAAGCAAACGAAGACAATAACAGAAACAATGAGGGTTGTGGATGATGAAGGGAACATCATCAAAACTGGTGACCCTGATACTGATGCT GCAATTTGGGAGGCCATCCAGCGAGCAAAGGAAGAGAACCCTAACGCTAAAATAACCGAGGTTGTTATAACCAGGACTGATGAAGAAAGCCAAGCGTAA